A genomic stretch from Candidatus Marinarcus aquaticus includes:
- a CDS encoding adenosylcobinamide-GDP ribazoletransferase: protein MRYFLDGIFLSFSYFSILPLGSNIKKMHKMTYDGVLFGLPLVGFIIGLISAASFLFLKGFMPLEYSAIVSACIYLVLYGFLHLEAVCDVVDAWYASLSGKDVYSIMKEPHVGAIGAIATFILVLLKVSVMVTLFLNGLITLALAAMVFSRLGLAFSLNWFKVHKNSTFAQELKKSAKGKLLVVMLIAYMILVYFALNVNAVLLFAVVSIVAFTLILRLLKSKFGFLNGDCLGFTLEVVELILLNIGLMLL from the coding sequence ATGAGATATTTTCTGGATGGGATATTTTTGAGCTTTTCATACTTTTCAATCTTGCCTTTAGGCAGTAATATTAAAAAGATGCATAAGATGACGTATGATGGCGTACTCTTTGGACTGCCATTGGTGGGGTTTATTATTGGGCTTATCAGTGCAGCAAGTTTTTTGTTTTTAAAAGGTTTTATGCCCTTAGAGTACAGTGCTATTGTGAGTGCTTGTATCTATCTGGTTTTATATGGTTTTTTACACCTTGAAGCGGTGTGTGATGTGGTGGATGCGTGGTATGCCTCTTTAAGTGGTAAAGATGTGTACAGTATTATGAAAGAGCCACATGTGGGAGCAATTGGTGCCATTGCAACTTTTATTTTAGTGCTTCTAAAAGTCTCTGTGATGGTAACGCTTTTTTTAAATGGTTTGATTACGTTGGCATTGGCTGCGATGGTGTTCAGTCGTTTGGGATTGGCCTTTTCTCTTAATTGGTTTAAAGTGCACAAAAACTCAACGTTTGCACAGGAGCTTAAAAAGAGTGCCAAAGGTAAACTGCTGGTGGTGATGTTGATTGCTTATATGATTTTGGTCTATTTTGCTTTGAATGTGAATGCAGTGTTACTCTTTGCTGTGGTCTCTATTGTGGCGTTTACACTTATTTTACGTCTGCTAAAAAGTAAATTTGGCTTTTTAAACGGCGATTGTTTGGGCTTTACGTTAGAAGTGGTTGAATTGATTTTATTAAACATAGGATTGATGCTGCTTTGA
- the cbiB gene encoding adenosylcobinamide-phosphate synthase CbiB, whose amino-acid sequence MFYSIALLAYIIDFFFSEFERFKWFKHPIVFMGEYIVWFEKRFYKDSIRRGAVLVLSLLLIVFCIATVISWIDSLIIQALVASFTLSSKMLFKSVKDVIESLSLVQKKERIAMLVSRDTQDLSESDVNKACIETYAENLSDGVIAPLFYLVCFGLVGAYLYKAANTLDSMVGYRTKHYERFGKVAARLDDLLNFIPARITAVLIAVLMGSKKAFNEFYMYGKEHASINAGLPIASMALALGVKLGGETSYFGVLKEKPYFGDGKEQISEEDVQKALSLKPRLDMAVVLLLGVLYVI is encoded by the coding sequence GTGTTTTATAGCATCGCTTTATTGGCCTATATCATTGACTTTTTCTTTTCAGAGTTTGAACGTTTTAAGTGGTTTAAACACCCCATTGTCTTTATGGGAGAGTATATTGTATGGTTTGAAAAACGCTTTTATAAAGACTCCATACGACGAGGAGCGGTGTTGGTCCTATCTTTACTGTTGATTGTGTTTTGTATTGCCACGGTAATAAGTTGGATTGACAGTTTGATCATACAAGCTCTTGTTGCGAGTTTTACACTCTCTTCAAAGATGCTTTTTAAAAGCGTAAAAGATGTCATCGAGAGTCTATCGTTGGTGCAAAAAAAGGAGCGCATAGCCATGCTTGTAAGCAGGGACACGCAAGATTTAAGTGAGAGTGATGTGAATAAAGCCTGTATTGAAACCTATGCAGAAAACCTCAGTGATGGCGTAATTGCACCTCTTTTTTATTTGGTCTGTTTTGGTTTGGTGGGGGCTTATTTGTATAAAGCAGCGAATACCTTAGACTCTATGGTAGGGTATCGAACCAAACATTATGAACGTTTTGGAAAAGTGGCCGCGCGTTTGGATGATTTGCTTAATTTTATTCCTGCACGAATCACAGCAGTGTTGATTGCCGTTCTTATGGGAAGTAAAAAAGCCTTCAATGAGTTTTATATGTACGGCAAAGAGCATGCCAGTATCAATGCAGGTCTTCCCATCGCCTCAATGGCCTTGGCGTTAGGTGTGAAACTCGGTGGTGAAACCTCTTATTTCGGAGTCTTGAAAGAGAAACCCTATTTTGGAGATGGCAAAGAACAAATCAGTGAAGAGGATGTACAAAAAGCCTTAAGTCTAAAACCACGATTGGATATGGCGGTGGTGTTGTTATTAGGAGTATTGTATGTCATATAA
- a CDS encoding nicotinate-nucleotide--dimethylbenzimidazole phosphoribosyltransferase has protein sequence MSYQTLLGNVDFLESLRGKQANFLLSCAVTKTCEIEGLSQAGIPGNLHLTPTLDAEFVTTGEVRSLPEIASTPSGIPTPALITRAVHELHPFSSIELLDLGMSVKANINYFTTHALEIPSCGNIAQEGSVMDALEVFQKGVEFGQSYTTQAQYTLLAETIPAGTTTANATAQALGYDCKEYFSSSFKNVPRTLRDEVIQKALNKAQTSEDLFTKLSLVSDNMIVFNAGFILGLQSQDHKLILAGGTQMASVLLVVNSVLKTMGGEINSDNLALCTTKWIAQDEHSNIKALLELLDFKVNAYCATFDFSSSQSEVLKLYDKGEAKEGVGAGGALVYGLINGLSTNTIVQKIESYLG, from the coding sequence ATGTCATATCAAACCCTTTTAGGAAATGTTGATTTTTTGGAGAGTCTTCGTGGAAAACAGGCCAACTTTTTGTTGTCATGTGCAGTGACAAAAACATGTGAGATAGAAGGACTGTCTCAAGCAGGTATTCCTGGAAATTTGCATTTAACACCCACATTGGATGCGGAGTTTGTTACCACGGGAGAGGTACGTTCTTTGCCAGAGATTGCAAGCACACCTTCAGGTATTCCTACTCCTGCACTTATTACGCGTGCGGTTCATGAATTGCACCCTTTTTCAAGTATTGAACTGCTTGATTTGGGCATGAGTGTGAAAGCAAATATCAACTACTTTACAACACACGCTTTAGAGATTCCAAGTTGTGGCAATATTGCCCAAGAGGGTTCCGTGATGGATGCTTTGGAAGTGTTCCAAAAAGGGGTTGAGTTTGGGCAAAGTTACACTACCCAAGCACAGTATACTCTTTTAGCAGAGACCATACCCGCAGGTACAACAACCGCCAATGCAACAGCACAAGCTTTGGGCTATGATTGTAAAGAGTATTTTTCAAGTTCATTTAAAAATGTACCGAGAACACTTCGTGATGAAGTCATCCAAAAAGCATTAAATAAAGCTCAAACAAGCGAGGATCTTTTTACTAAGCTCAGTTTGGTCAGTGATAATATGATTGTTTTTAATGCAGGGTTTATTTTAGGACTTCAATCACAAGATCATAAACTCATACTTGCTGGTGGCACTCAAATGGCAAGTGTACTGTTGGTTGTTAACTCAGTATTAAAAACCATGGGCGGTGAAATCAACAGTGATAATCTGGCACTTTGTACGACCAAATGGATTGCTCAAGATGAGCACTCCAATATCAAAGCACTTTTAGAGTTGTTGGACTTTAAAGTCAATGCCTATTGTGCCACTTTTGACTTTTCAAGCAGTCAAAGTGAGGTGTTAAAGCTTTACGATAAAGGGGAAGCAAAAGAGGGCGTTGGTGCTGGTGGAGCGTTGGTGTATGGTTTGATTAATGGTTTAAGCACAAATACTATTGTTCAAAAAATAGAAAGTTATTTAGGATAA
- a CDS encoding Do family serine endopeptidase codes for MKKGAKLFIITGFMSANLFAASITFETVKENPQRVIPNTTTQLFSFHDIIKEPMKSVVNISAKKHVRQNNNIPLQMLNDPFLRKFFGEGFGQMFNESRIQRSLGSGVVVSSNGYIVTNNHVIENADEVTVTLSNDKTEYTAKIIGKDADSDIAVVKIEANNLTPIKFASSNDLRIGDVIFAIGNPFGLGESVSQGIISALNKNKVGINRYENFIQTDASINPGNSGGALVDSRGALIGINSAIISKSGGNDGIGFAIPVDMVKNVVTKLIQDGKVTRGYLGVIIDDLSPELEKVYKRKQGALVLDVEDDTPADKYGLKRGDLIYKINDIAIKDRVDLQNVIGDFKPKQKVVLEVERNKKEITLVIVLADRSTLTAATEGTVLGGLKLTQINDQIIQQFRLPRNFEGVMVRDVEPKSKAEKVGFQAGDVIIQIEDIEIKQLSDVDKALKQYNKANKRIYVNRFGQTILFVIQ; via the coding sequence TTGAAAAAGGGCGCAAAACTTTTTATCATTACTGGGTTTATGTCTGCAAATCTGTTTGCAGCATCCATTACATTTGAAACCGTTAAAGAGAATCCTCAAAGAGTGATTCCCAATACAACAACTCAACTCTTTTCATTTCATGACATTATTAAAGAACCTATGAAGTCAGTGGTGAATATTTCTGCAAAAAAACATGTACGTCAAAATAATAATATTCCATTACAAATGCTCAATGACCCATTTTTAAGAAAATTCTTTGGGGAAGGCTTTGGACAGATGTTTAACGAAAGCAGAATCCAACGTTCACTGGGGTCTGGGGTGGTTGTATCAAGCAATGGATATATTGTAACAAACAATCACGTCATTGAAAATGCGGATGAAGTTACCGTCACGCTTTCAAACGACAAAACAGAGTACACTGCAAAAATCATTGGAAAAGATGCCGATTCAGATATTGCCGTGGTTAAAATTGAAGCCAATAACTTAACTCCCATTAAATTTGCTTCATCAAACGATTTACGCATTGGGGATGTAATTTTTGCCATTGGAAACCCATTTGGTTTAGGGGAGTCTGTTTCACAAGGAATTATTTCAGCACTGAATAAAAACAAAGTAGGGATCAACCGATACGAAAACTTCATTCAAACCGATGCCTCAATCAACCCAGGGAACTCTGGGGGAGCACTTGTAGACAGTCGTGGAGCACTCATTGGTATTAATTCAGCCATTATCTCAAAAAGTGGAGGTAATGACGGTATTGGATTTGCCATTCCTGTGGATATGGTCAAAAATGTGGTCACAAAACTGATTCAAGATGGGAAAGTCACTCGTGGTTATTTAGGTGTCATCATCGATGACTTAAGTCCAGAGTTAGAAAAAGTCTATAAACGAAAACAAGGGGCATTGGTACTTGATGTTGAAGATGACACACCTGCAGACAAATATGGTCTTAAACGTGGGGATTTAATCTATAAAATCAATGACATTGCCATAAAAGACCGTGTGGATTTACAAAACGTCATTGGAGATTTTAAACCAAAACAAAAAGTGGTCTTAGAAGTTGAAAGAAACAAAAAAGAGATCACCTTAGTCATTGTATTGGCCGATCGTTCAACACTCACAGCAGCGACAGAAGGAACTGTACTTGGCGGCTTAAAACTGACACAGATTAATGACCAAATTATCCAACAATTCAGACTGCCTCGAAATTTTGAAGGGGTGATGGTACGAGATGTTGAACCAAAAAGCAAAGCTGAAAAAGTTGGTTTTCAAGCAGGGGATGTTATCATCCAAATTGAAGACATTGAAATCAAACAATTAAGCGATGTGGATAAAGCATTGAAACAGTACAATAAAGCCAATAAACGAATCTATGTGAATCGATTTGGGCAAACTATTTTGTTTGTGATTCAATAA
- a CDS encoding response regulator transcription factor, with the protein MKILLLEDNERLSKLIVESLQEKNYKVDWFDNGKKAMQSIYDGYDCFILDINVPGIDGLTLLNEIKSMDETTPCIIISANVDLETIKEAYCKGCSEYLKKPFYIYELETKVEKLCRHNVCSVQLKENYCYDIEKEKLYNNNEEIKLSKKEILLLNLFVKNLEHIITFEQIEQYVWEGDLTSMDNIRALVKRVRKKLPHDTIISQGGMGYKFETKSKEL; encoded by the coding sequence ATGAAGATATTACTGCTTGAAGACAATGAGAGACTCTCAAAGTTGATTGTTGAGTCTTTACAAGAGAAAAACTACAAAGTAGACTGGTTTGATAATGGAAAAAAGGCGATGCAAAGCATCTATGATGGCTATGATTGTTTTATTTTGGATATCAATGTTCCTGGAATTGATGGCTTAACACTGCTCAATGAAATTAAGAGTATGGATGAAACCACTCCTTGTATTATCATCAGTGCCAATGTGGATTTAGAGACGATTAAAGAGGCTTATTGTAAAGGATGCAGTGAGTATTTAAAGAAACCTTTTTATATCTATGAGCTTGAAACCAAAGTAGAAAAATTGTGTCGACATAATGTTTGCAGTGTACAGCTCAAAGAGAACTACTGTTATGATATTGAAAAAGAGAAACTTTACAATAACAACGAGGAGATAAAACTCTCTAAAAAAGAGATTTTATTGTTGAATTTGTTTGTTAAAAATCTAGAGCATATCATCACTTTTGAGCAGATTGAACAGTATGTGTGGGAAGGAGACTTGACCTCTATGGATAACATTCGAGCCTTGGTCAAACGTGTACGAAAAAAATTGCCGCACGATACGATTATTTCCCAAGGGGGCATGGGCTATAAATTTGAAACCAAAAGCAAGGAGTTGTGA
- a CDS encoding cobyric acid synthase, whose protein sequence is MRNISIFGTSSDAGKSTITFVIARILQELGHTVAPFKAQNVSNNAHVCDDGSEIAIAQYFQAEVLGVPTSYHLNPVLLKSGRGNSASLIVEGKVVTNKDVREYYRDLDMLKPAVKRCFDFLNRTYDCVVCEGAGSPVELNLMDKDLSNIFIAQEYNTKIILVADIEKGGVFASIWGVYNLLPEKLRHNVIGVIVNKFRGDMTLFEEGLRIIEEDFKIPVLGVLPYEPFNLGFEDSASLKNFVQNKEKSKIKVGVIAYPTMSNYNDFEPLIADEEVFVEFIHNNIALDSFDAIILPGSKLVIQDLQWLKSTGLFHALQSYEKQILGICGGFEMLCVTLKDPYAIENETATEERGLGLIDDEVIFEQEKILKKSLYSLFGCSLEGFEIHHGVLQKYGLVYESKQINATFVHGLFDNNAFRTAFFKRIDATYEGFDFQEYKQRRIESFVQRMKQHLNIQRIEQSVL, encoded by the coding sequence ATGAGAAATATTTCAATTTTCGGAACCAGCAGTGACGCTGGAAAATCAACCATCACCTTTGTCATTGCCAGAATTTTACAAGAGTTGGGCCACACTGTGGCGCCTTTTAAAGCTCAAAATGTTTCCAACAATGCGCATGTGTGTGATGATGGCAGTGAGATTGCCATTGCTCAATATTTTCAAGCAGAAGTGTTAGGCGTACCAACAAGTTATCATCTCAATCCCGTGCTTTTAAAATCAGGACGAGGCAACTCTGCATCACTCATTGTGGAAGGAAAAGTGGTGACCAATAAAGATGTGCGAGAGTATTATCGTGATTTGGACATGCTTAAACCGGCTGTAAAACGATGTTTTGATTTTTTAAACAGAACCTATGATTGTGTGGTGTGTGAAGGTGCTGGAAGTCCAGTTGAGCTTAATTTAATGGACAAAGACCTCTCCAATATTTTTATAGCCCAAGAGTACAACACCAAAATCATACTTGTAGCAGATATTGAAAAAGGGGGCGTATTTGCTTCTATTTGGGGTGTCTATAACTTACTGCCTGAAAAACTGCGTCACAATGTAATCGGGGTGATTGTCAATAAGTTTAGAGGAGACATGACCCTTTTTGAAGAGGGGCTACGTATCATAGAAGAGGATTTTAAAATTCCTGTGTTAGGAGTGTTGCCGTATGAGCCTTTTAATTTAGGTTTTGAAGACAGTGCCAGTTTAAAAAATTTTGTACAAAACAAAGAGAAATCAAAAATCAAAGTAGGGGTGATTGCGTATCCTACGATGAGTAACTATAATGACTTTGAACCACTCATTGCAGATGAAGAAGTCTTTGTAGAGTTCATACATAACAACATCGCGTTGGACTCTTTTGATGCCATTATTCTGCCAGGGTCAAAACTGGTGATACAAGATCTGCAGTGGTTAAAAAGTACGGGATTGTTTCATGCTTTACAAAGTTATGAGAAACAAATTTTGGGCATTTGTGGTGGCTTTGAGATGTTGTGTGTTACACTTAAAGATCCGTATGCGATTGAAAATGAAACCGCCACAGAAGAAAGAGGGCTTGGCTTGATTGACGATGAGGTTATTTTTGAGCAAGAAAAAATCTTAAAAAAGAGTCTTTATTCTCTTTTTGGATGTTCTCTTGAAGGATTTGAGATTCATCATGGAGTGCTTCAAAAATATGGTTTGGTCTATGAAAGCAAACAAATTAATGCCACATTTGTGCATGGTTTGTTTGATAACAATGCCTTTCGAACAGCATTTTTTAAACGTATTGATGCAACGTATGAAGGGTTTGATTTTCAAGAGTATAAACAAAGGCGTATTGAGAGTTTTGTTCAACGAATGAAACAACATCTGAATATACAAAGGATAGAACAAAGTGTTTTATAG
- a CDS encoding thioredoxin family protein, whose protein sequence is MKRWCWIFLFLAAIIHAQELTFFTSLEQAQQEAQREKKPLLIMFTQERCSACEYMKERVFEDEMLSSYMHTQFVLLELDINKQNIPMGLKVYGTPTFYVLNQNGQKVGRQFVGGAQAPAFLNVLKQYKAQL, encoded by the coding sequence ATGAAACGATGGTGTTGGATATTTCTGTTTTTAGCTGCGATTATTCACGCACAAGAGTTGACTTTTTTCACCTCTTTAGAGCAAGCCCAACAAGAAGCCCAACGTGAAAAAAAACCTCTTTTAATCATGTTTACACAAGAGAGGTGTTCAGCATGTGAATACATGAAAGAGAGAGTATTTGAAGATGAAATGCTCTCTTCTTATATGCATACACAGTTTGTTTTGCTTGAATTGGACATCAACAAACAAAACATCCCTATGGGCTTAAAAGTGTATGGTACACCTACGTTTTATGTCTTGAATCAAAACGGTCAAAAAGTGGGACGTCAATTTGTAGGTGGGGCACAAGCTCCAGCATTTTTAAACGTATTAAAACAATATAAAGCACAATTATAA
- a CDS encoding response regulator transcription factor, with product MTPVLMIEDDLELADIITRYLSSFDIEVTNTDSPYTGLSMISTEKKYKLLILDLTLPEIDGLELIPKIRAVSSIPIIITSARDDILDKVMGLERGADDYLPKPYNPRELSARIKAILKRMQPVETTSDESNTVFTLKTDDMQILFQGKALELTMAEFDILKLLIQRKGGVVSREDFIYDSFHIEDDSSLKNIDVMISRIRTKLSKIDDSQTYIKSVRGIGYQLIQ from the coding sequence ATAACACCTGTACTTATGATAGAAGACGATCTGGAGCTTGCAGATATCATCACGCGATATCTGAGCTCTTTTGATATTGAAGTAACCAACACGGACAGCCCTTATACGGGATTGTCCATGATCAGTACTGAAAAGAAGTATAAACTTTTGATTTTGGATTTAACTTTGCCTGAAATTGATGGATTAGAACTCATCCCTAAAATCAGAGCGGTCTCTTCTATTCCTATTATTATCACCAGTGCACGTGATGATATTTTAGATAAAGTCATGGGCTTAGAACGAGGTGCAGATGACTACTTGCCCAAACCCTATAACCCAAGAGAGCTCAGTGCCAGAATCAAAGCGATTTTGAAACGCATGCAACCCGTTGAAACAACATCAGATGAAAGCAACACTGTCTTTACTCTTAAAACTGATGACATGCAGATACTCTTTCAAGGTAAAGCCTTGGAGCTTACGATGGCAGAGTTTGATATCTTAAAACTGCTTATTCAAAGAAAAGGTGGGGTTGTATCACGAGAAGATTTCATCTATGACAGTTTTCATATTGAAGATGACAGCAGTCTTAAAAACATCGATGTGATGATTTCACGAATCAGAACAAAACTCTCTAAAATCGATGATTCTCAAACCTACATCAAATCCGTTCGAGGAATTGGTTATCAATTAATCCAATGA
- a CDS encoding bifunctional adenosylcobinamide kinase/adenosylcobinamide-phosphate guanylyltransferase: MKLFYFGGQKSGKTSCASKRALQIADNKPYYIATYDNSFNDEAMQERIKKHQEERKEDFICIEESHDLAKVIKEGNTYVVDCMTMYLLNHMQNNFEELLEQLNALFSIECNVIFILNDINSGVIPLEKQSREFVDKSGLLGQFLAQQCDEVIEVKYTIERRLK, encoded by the coding sequence ATGAAACTTTTTTATTTTGGTGGTCAAAAATCGGGCAAAACGTCGTGTGCTTCCAAACGGGCACTGCAAATAGCTGATAATAAGCCCTACTATATCGCAACATATGATAACAGTTTTAATGATGAGGCGATGCAAGAGCGAATAAAAAAACACCAAGAAGAGAGAAAAGAGGATTTTATTTGTATTGAAGAGAGTCATGACTTAGCCAAAGTGATAAAAGAAGGCAATACGTATGTGGTAGATTGTATGACAATGTATTTATTGAATCACATGCAAAACAATTTTGAGGAACTTTTAGAGCAGTTAAATGCACTTTTTAGCATAGAATGCAATGTGATATTTATCCTTAATGATATTAATAGTGGGGTGATTCCTTTAGAGAAGCAGAGTCGAGAATTTGTTGATAAATCAGGGCTTTTAGGTCAGTTTTTAGCACAACAGTGCGATGAAGTGATTGAAGTTAAATACACAATAGAAAGAAGGTTAAAATGA
- a CDS encoding ArsS family sensor histidine kinase, with product MKNISISTFINIIFAVAFFAITLAFVLFVNLDKERYIISQHQRYMFIAESLLKRLQTYPSSEDLESMYDQFDVKEVKKRDKKLDIINNSELQLIKNSYIGRMRVYKADDNFYIYVQQLSYNLMLKDLQPKPYNFQIALFIYTLFFITFMMLYILLGRKLKPLKKLTKQIDQFSQGDINVKINAYSNDEIGKIARSFAKALEFIKNQSKSKNLFMRNMMHELKTPITKGMIIAETLPNVRDKEILQNAFERMNNIIKELSTVEKISSNILNLHKEKVEFFHLYTQTLKLMLTDALPITTRFEKFQACVDRDLFCIVLKNLLDNAVKFNTHGDVVARATKQKVEIISHGEPLKNELDYYTEPFSQEEKRSDGFGLGLYIVKTIVDLHGFKFKYTHQKGQNIFTIIF from the coding sequence ATGAAAAACATATCCATCTCAACGTTTATCAATATCATTTTTGCCGTGGCTTTTTTTGCCATTACTCTCGCATTTGTGTTGTTTGTTAATCTTGATAAAGAGCGTTACATCATCTCTCAACATCAACGTTATATGTTCATTGCAGAGTCTTTGCTCAAACGTCTTCAAACCTACCCTAGCAGTGAAGATTTAGAAAGCATGTATGATCAATTTGATGTTAAAGAGGTTAAAAAACGAGATAAAAAGCTGGATATTATTAATAACTCTGAACTGCAACTGATTAAAAACTCCTATATAGGAAGAATGAGGGTTTATAAAGCCGATGATAACTTTTATATCTACGTGCAACAACTTAGCTACAACCTCATGCTCAAAGACTTACAACCCAAACCCTATAACTTTCAAATTGCCCTGTTTATCTATACGCTGTTTTTTATCACTTTTATGATGTTGTACATTCTTTTGGGACGAAAACTTAAACCATTAAAAAAACTCACCAAACAAATTGACCAATTTTCACAAGGAGACATCAACGTCAAAATAAACGCCTACAGCAACGACGAGATAGGAAAAATTGCGCGAAGTTTTGCCAAAGCTTTGGAGTTTATTAAAAACCAATCCAAGTCAAAAAACCTTTTTATGAGAAACATGATGCATGAACTTAAAACCCCTATTACCAAAGGCATGATTATCGCAGAAACGCTTCCTAATGTGCGCGATAAAGAGATTTTACAAAATGCCTTTGAGAGAATGAATAACATCATTAAAGAGCTTTCAACCGTAGAGAAAATCTCTTCGAATATTTTAAATCTTCACAAAGAGAAAGTGGAGTTTTTTCATCTGTATACGCAAACACTTAAACTCATGCTCACAGATGCACTGCCGATTACCACGCGTTTTGAAAAATTTCAAGCGTGTGTGGACAGAGACCTTTTTTGTATTGTTTTAAAAAACCTTTTAGACAATGCAGTGAAGTTTAATACGCATGGCGATGTGGTTGCACGAGCAACAAAACAAAAAGTGGAGATCATCTCGCATGGGGAACCTCTAAAAAATGAGTTAGATTACTACACGGAGCCTTTTTCACAAGAGGAGAAGCGAAGCGATGGTTTTGGATTGGGTCTTTATATTGTAAAAACCATTGTTGATCTGCACGGCTTTAAGTTCAAATATACGCACCAAAAAGGGCAAAATATCTTCACCATTATTTTTTAG
- a CDS encoding aminotransferase class I/II-fold pyridoxal phosphate-dependent enzyme codes for MKTFEHGGQIEAFAKALDCEVNEVIDLSSNINFVQPSIHLNFNDLDISSYPTYDALYEAIASNYGIKKEQMELFNGGSSAIFTLFRHLQLNKCTIYSPAYLEYKKAAKNFGYELQLINRFNHFDAGIELNSLVVFVNPSTPDGRYYDIEILLEYWKEQNATVLVDESFLDFTNEKSVIKYLNEYENLYILKSMTKFYSSAGIRVGTLVSNANNIKKLQEKEPMWKLSQFDSHYLQAALKDKSFKQIAKSVNIKNNLLLEEVLKNSGLFKHVYSSSANYLLVQLNSMNAVQFQEQLKPFKIMVRNCGNFDFLDDSYVRIAVKSSQSIEVLKQALESMK; via the coding sequence TTGAAAACATTTGAACACGGTGGACAAATAGAGGCTTTTGCTAAAGCATTGGACTGTGAAGTCAATGAAGTGATTGATTTATCTTCGAACATTAACTTTGTACAGCCCAGTATTCATTTAAATTTTAATGATTTGGATATCTCTTCGTATCCAACGTACGATGCATTGTATGAAGCGATTGCTTCGAATTATGGAATAAAAAAAGAGCAAATGGAGCTTTTCAATGGGGGAAGCAGTGCCATTTTCACTCTTTTTAGACATCTTCAATTAAATAAGTGTACGATTTATTCACCTGCGTATTTAGAGTATAAAAAAGCAGCAAAAAACTTTGGCTATGAGTTGCAACTGATTAATCGCTTTAATCACTTTGATGCAGGCATAGAGCTCAACTCTTTAGTGGTGTTTGTTAACCCTTCAACGCCTGATGGACGTTATTATGATATTGAGATACTCTTGGAGTATTGGAAAGAGCAAAATGCCACAGTGCTTGTCGATGAATCTTTTTTGGATTTTACTAATGAAAAGAGTGTGATTAAATATCTCAATGAGTATGAAAATCTCTATATTTTAAAATCGATGACCAAATTTTACAGCAGTGCAGGTATTCGTGTGGGAACGCTTGTGTCCAATGCAAACAATATTAAAAAACTGCAAGAAAAAGAGCCCATGTGGAAACTCTCACAGTTTGACTCACACTATTTACAAGCTGCTTTAAAAGACAAAAGCTTTAAACAAATTGCCAAATCAGTCAATATAAAAAACAATCTTTTGCTTGAAGAGGTGTTGAAAAACTCTGGCTTGTTTAAACATGTCTACAGCAGCAGTGCCAATTATTTGTTGGTACAACTTAACAGCATGAATGCCGTGCAGTTTCAAGAGCAGTTGAAACCTTTTAAAATCATGGTACGAAACTGTGGCAATTTTGACTTTTTAGATGATTCGTATGTGCGTATTGCAGTGAAGAGTTCTCAAAGCATAGAAGTTTTAAAACAAGCATTGGAAAGCATGAAGTAG